In Arthrobacter sp. CDRTa11, one DNA window encodes the following:
- a CDS encoding discoidin domain-containing protein, whose protein sequence is MAALAAAATAMAGLALMPTAPPAAADGATPVTITPNPASRGEAFKGWGTSLVWFANATAGYSPELREELYQKVFGEDGLNLNIARYNVGGGNASDVAGYLNDGSAVEGWWNPVAEPAAGTVASNLYNPDGSVDPAQANKLAFLNQWNPDDPASYNPDADRNQRWWVERLAADQQISHWEAFSNSPPWFMTKSGYVSGQVNSNKGENLLPQAEAKFAAYMKHAVELLEAGSGITVDTIDPFNEPNSGYWGTAIDPATGKPPTSYTQKQEGALIYPAAQDRVTKLLAAELAKDSTTTDAVISAMDETDPTKFMTNWNGYSQAAKDAAAQLNVHTYGTNDRRRVRDLANSTDKPLWMSEVGGFWPGNPALGDSTSGWDRSNITNGLGIAGRMVNDLRELEPDAWVFWQPVEDTYKQEKADKGWGSIYIDFDCNYEGREGFSNRRLNDGASQDQAKCRVLTNQKYNTTRNFTHYIRPGDFLIQNDNAKTASALDADGNGATLVHFNDTPTAEKVTIDLSRFAAIAPGATVTPVVTTKSPLDDIERNALVKGAPVAVDASAKSATLDVPAASVVTFVVDGVSGVAEDAAPVQDGHSYHLAGDASGKYLTGRQDGSASIQELGTTAAEVTPQLWTFHAVDSGDQYANDRRWVVTTKDGRVLTGNGGVLNASQSGTASLAAIDLEQAKATPSAQWIVTTENGKQWSLINAAAAIALQVAGNQTAAGTAVVLGSSAGTTATATGSTHQSWGFTDLADLLLLGAKPVELSTPIGVVPSLPATVTPLYPKGEGMPVPVQWNAVDPAVWKKRGTVTVTGAGTDVYGQAFNDAKVTVTVGKYTATDPVSVTVGTGTTLAEVQASAPATVPGQIGTGTARNSLPVTWDWSVFDAAGLQAPGTATVRGKAVTGVDGDKPLDAQLTVLVVDRVPSSHICQDDTTTSVTASYTEGSYLAKNTCDGNTSTRWSNWVSGGRGGDTLSYSFSRDYTVDSVTVTLAEKAAQSLTVQYQDATGAWKDTTAGTVTGLGTASPAKVSFSPVTTRGIRVSFVTTGSYTKVAEVAIAGTRLGEAGTAGLGRLLVDQKSVAGFASGTTGYKVLTASTAVPTVAAYPLDTNAKVSIVQATADKPAAVATVTAPNGTTNEYTVAFVTGKEACTNGGWATNIEPGFASEGECVSFFASK, encoded by the coding sequence GTGGCAGCGCTGGCAGCAGCAGCCACTGCCATGGCCGGGCTGGCACTGATGCCCACGGCACCCCCTGCAGCAGCGGACGGAGCCACCCCGGTGACCATCACCCCGAACCCTGCCAGCCGTGGCGAGGCCTTCAAAGGCTGGGGCACCAGCCTTGTCTGGTTTGCCAACGCGACGGCGGGCTACTCCCCCGAACTGCGTGAAGAGCTGTACCAGAAGGTCTTCGGCGAGGACGGACTCAACCTCAACATCGCCCGCTACAACGTGGGCGGCGGGAACGCCTCGGACGTTGCCGGCTACCTCAACGACGGCAGTGCTGTGGAGGGATGGTGGAACCCGGTCGCCGAACCAGCGGCAGGCACCGTCGCGTCAAACCTCTACAACCCCGACGGCTCTGTGGATCCGGCCCAGGCGAACAAACTGGCGTTCCTGAACCAGTGGAACCCGGACGATCCCGCGTCCTACAACCCTGACGCGGACCGGAACCAGCGCTGGTGGGTGGAACGCCTGGCCGCCGACCAGCAGATCAGCCACTGGGAGGCGTTCAGCAATTCCCCGCCCTGGTTCATGACCAAAAGCGGCTACGTGTCCGGACAGGTCAACTCCAACAAGGGTGAAAACCTGCTGCCCCAGGCGGAAGCCAAGTTCGCCGCCTACATGAAGCACGCCGTCGAGCTCCTCGAGGCCGGCAGCGGCATTACCGTGGACACCATCGACCCGTTCAACGAGCCCAACTCCGGCTACTGGGGCACGGCGATCGACCCGGCAACGGGGAAACCGCCCACCAGCTACACCCAGAAGCAGGAGGGCGCGCTGATCTATCCGGCCGCCCAGGACCGCGTCACCAAACTGCTCGCCGCCGAACTGGCCAAGGACAGCACCACCACGGACGCCGTCATCTCCGCGATGGACGAGACCGATCCCACCAAGTTCATGACCAACTGGAACGGCTACAGCCAGGCGGCCAAGGACGCCGCCGCCCAGCTCAATGTCCACACCTACGGCACCAATGACCGCCGCCGTGTCCGCGACCTGGCGAACTCCACGGACAAGCCACTCTGGATGAGCGAGGTGGGCGGCTTTTGGCCGGGCAACCCGGCCCTCGGCGACTCCACCAGCGGCTGGGACCGCTCCAACATCACCAACGGCCTGGGCATCGCCGGCCGCATGGTGAACGACCTCCGCGAACTCGAACCCGATGCCTGGGTGTTCTGGCAGCCTGTGGAGGACACGTACAAGCAGGAGAAGGCCGACAAGGGCTGGGGTTCCATCTACATTGACTTCGACTGCAACTACGAGGGCCGCGAAGGCTTCTCCAACCGCCGGCTCAACGACGGCGCGTCCCAGGACCAGGCCAAATGCAGGGTCCTGACCAACCAGAAGTACAACACCACCCGGAACTTCACGCACTACATCCGGCCCGGCGACTTCCTTATCCAGAACGACAACGCCAAGACAGCGAGCGCACTGGACGCCGACGGCAACGGCGCCACCCTGGTGCACTTCAACGACACCCCGACGGCGGAAAAGGTCACCATCGACCTCAGCCGCTTCGCCGCCATCGCTCCGGGCGCCACCGTCACACCCGTGGTCACCACCAAATCGCCGCTGGATGACATCGAACGGAACGCTCTCGTCAAGGGCGCCCCGGTCGCCGTCGACGCCTCGGCGAAGTCGGCCACCCTTGACGTTCCCGCCGCTTCCGTGGTGACATTCGTCGTCGACGGCGTCAGCGGGGTTGCGGAGGATGCCGCACCGGTTCAGGATGGCCACAGCTACCACCTCGCCGGCGATGCCAGCGGAAAGTACCTCACCGGACGGCAGGACGGATCAGCGTCCATCCAGGAACTGGGCACAACGGCCGCGGAGGTCACCCCGCAGCTGTGGACGTTCCACGCCGTGGACAGCGGCGACCAGTACGCCAACGACCGCCGCTGGGTGGTCACCACCAAGGACGGGCGCGTGCTGACCGGGAACGGCGGCGTGCTCAATGCGAGCCAGTCCGGAACTGCTTCCCTGGCAGCGATCGATCTGGAGCAGGCCAAGGCCACGCCCTCCGCACAGTGGATCGTCACGACTGAAAACGGCAAGCAGTGGTCCCTGATTAATGCCGCCGCGGCCATCGCCCTGCAGGTTGCCGGCAACCAGACCGCGGCCGGAACGGCTGTTGTGCTCGGCTCATCAGCCGGGACCACGGCCACCGCCACCGGCAGCACGCACCAGTCCTGGGGTTTCACTGACCTTGCGGACCTGCTGCTCCTCGGTGCCAAGCCCGTGGAACTGAGCACGCCCATCGGCGTCGTGCCGTCCCTTCCCGCCACCGTCACCCCGCTGTACCCAAAGGGCGAGGGCATGCCGGTGCCGGTCCAGTGGAACGCGGTGGATCCGGCTGTATGGAAGAAGCGCGGTACGGTGACGGTTACCGGTGCCGGGACCGACGTGTACGGCCAGGCCTTCAACGACGCCAAGGTGACAGTGACGGTCGGAAAGTACACGGCCACCGACCCCGTGTCCGTCACGGTGGGCACCGGCACAACACTCGCCGAGGTCCAAGCCTCGGCACCGGCCACCGTGCCAGGGCAGATCGGCACGGGAACCGCACGCAACAGCCTTCCTGTCACCTGGGACTGGAGCGTATTTGATGCAGCCGGCCTGCAGGCGCCCGGAACTGCCACTGTCAGGGGCAAGGCGGTCACCGGCGTCGACGGCGACAAGCCCCTCGACGCCCAGCTGACGGTCCTCGTGGTGGACCGTGTCCCCAGCAGCCACATCTGCCAGGACGATACCACCACCTCCGTAACGGCCAGCTACACCGAAGGCTCCTACCTTGCGAAAAATACCTGCGACGGCAACACCTCAACCCGCTGGTCCAACTGGGTCAGCGGAGGCCGCGGCGGCGACACCTTGAGCTACAGCTTCAGCCGCGACTATACGGTGGACTCCGTGACCGTGACGCTCGCCGAAAAGGCTGCGCAGAGCCTGACGGTCCAGTACCAGGATGCAACCGGCGCCTGGAAGGACACGACGGCGGGAACCGTCACCGGCCTGGGCACGGCCTCCCCGGCCAAGGTGTCCTTCAGTCCCGTCACCACGCGCGGCATCCGGGTTTCGTTTGTCACCACGGGCTCCTACACGAAGGTGGCTGAGGTGGCCATCGCAGGTACCCGCCTGGGTGAAGCCGGAACCGCCGGCCTCGGCCGGCTGCTGGTGGACCAGAAGTCCGTGGCCGGCTTTGCATCCGGCACTACCGGCTACAAGGTTCTGACGGCGTCCACGGCTGTACCAACGGTGGCGGCGTACCCGCTGGATACCAACGCGAAAGTGTCCATCGTCCAGGCAACGGCCGATAAGCCGGCGGCTGTGGCCACCGTGACGGCCCCCAACGGAACCACGAATGAGTACACCGTGGCCTTCGTGACCGGAAAGGAGGCCTGCACCAACGGCGGCTGGGCGACGAACATCGAGCCCGGCTTCGCCTCCGAAGGGGAATGTGTGAGCTTCTTCGCATCTAAATAG
- a CDS encoding helix-turn-helix domain-containing protein codes for MLYEEFPAPARLQPYVSHFWFVRGAPPARYEKILPGPLAHLILNLSSPYRLLDPFAAAPGSGAMEVAVGFYSGVQRSYLISENPPQLFNIGAALRPYGIAALTDVPPSELQGKVQDTDVFLPGFASLRTGLMDSGPAPAFAALETFLTSRFGGGADPRTLEAVALLAEEDIPVAELARRLGLSPSTLQRIMLRDCGITPKSYADVCRFYRFVNAAARLPEDGSSGRELLALADYYDQPHLIRAFRRFSGFTPSEYLRLVREHGPEYATFIPLRSVG; via the coding sequence GTGCTCTACGAGGAGTTTCCCGCCCCCGCCCGGCTGCAGCCCTACGTCAGTCACTTCTGGTTTGTGCGCGGCGCTCCGCCGGCTAGATACGAAAAGATCCTCCCGGGTCCGTTGGCCCACCTGATCCTGAACCTGTCCTCGCCGTACCGCCTCCTCGATCCGTTCGCCGCGGCACCGGGCAGCGGGGCAATGGAAGTCGCCGTCGGCTTCTACTCAGGCGTCCAGCGCAGCTACCTCATCAGCGAGAATCCGCCGCAGCTTTTCAACATCGGCGCCGCACTGCGGCCCTACGGCATCGCGGCACTCACCGACGTGCCGCCGTCGGAACTGCAGGGAAAAGTCCAGGACACGGACGTTTTCCTGCCTGGCTTCGCCTCCCTGCGCACTGGCCTGATGGACTCCGGTCCGGCCCCTGCGTTCGCTGCCCTGGAAACTTTCCTGACGTCCCGGTTCGGGGGCGGAGCGGACCCCCGGACCCTGGAGGCTGTTGCACTGCTGGCTGAGGAGGACATCCCCGTGGCAGAGCTGGCCCGGCGCCTTGGCCTCAGCCCGTCCACCCTGCAGCGGATCATGCTCCGCGACTGCGGAATTACGCCCAAAAGCTACGCCGACGTGTGCCGGTTCTACCGCTTCGTCAATGCCGCGGCCCGGTTGCCCGAGGACGGCTCAAGCGGCCGGGAGCTGTTGGCACTGGCCGATTACTACGACCAGCCCCACCTGATCCGCGCCTTCCGGCGCTTCAGCGGCTTCACGCCGTCGGAATACCTCCGCCTTGTCCGGGAACACGGGCCCGAGTACGCCACGTTTATCCCGCTCCGGAGCGTGGGCTGA
- a CDS encoding DUF1761 domain-containing protein, which translates to MELHISWLGVLLAALATFVVGGLWYSVLFARVWQRESGVTDGQLKQGTVRVFVGSFLLALVMAVVLAAFIGEGGAGFGTLAGLAAGVGWVAAALGINYLFERRSLTLFAINASYNIVAFTAMGAIIGALQ; encoded by the coding sequence ATGGAACTGCACATCAGCTGGTTGGGGGTACTGCTGGCTGCTTTGGCCACCTTTGTGGTGGGCGGGCTCTGGTACTCCGTGCTTTTTGCCAGGGTGTGGCAGCGCGAGTCCGGCGTGACGGACGGGCAGCTCAAGCAGGGGACCGTCCGGGTTTTTGTGGGGTCGTTCCTGCTCGCCCTGGTCATGGCGGTGGTGCTGGCTGCGTTCATAGGCGAGGGCGGGGCAGGTTTTGGAACCCTGGCGGGACTGGCGGCCGGCGTGGGCTGGGTGGCGGCCGCCCTGGGCATCAACTACCTGTTTGAACGCCGCAGCCTCACGCTGTTTGCCATTAACGCGAGCTACAACATCGTGGCGTTCACGGCGATGGGGGCGATTATCGGCGCTTTGCAGTAG
- a CDS encoding phosphoketolase, whose translation MAGSLGQDELEHVDRWWRAANYLSVGQIYLRSNPLLRKPLTAEDTKSRLLGHWGTTPGLNFVYAHLNRVIRRDSQEMLFVAGPGHGGPAVVANAWLEGTYSEIYGHVGNDEAGMAELFRQFSYPGGIPSHAAPESPGSISEGGELGYALAHAYGSVFDNPQLITAVVIGDGEAETGPLAASWHSHNFLDPSADGAVLPILHLNGYKIANPTILARMPEEQLDQLLRGYGHEPYFVTVDHPDATEKAHRDFAAALDQCLADIRAIQDARRAPSDNQDAVEDGAPRWPMIVLRSPKGWTGPRIVDGLQVEGTWRSHQVPLSEVRTNPAHLDQLGEWLQSYRPEELFDGDGRLRPDIAEGAPTGDFRMSATPHANGGVLRRALKLPAYRDHAVEVSRPGTERVSPMITLGSWMRDVISLNMENFRLFGPDETASNRLQNVYEVTDKVWQYRIDDVDEHLARSGRVMEVLSEHLCQGWLEGYLLTGRHGVFSCYEAFIHIVDSMFNQHAKWLKVHRKLPWRQPVASLNYLLSSHVWQQDHNGFSHQDPGFIDHAVNKKAEVIRVYLPPDVNTLLSVMEHCLASTDYVNIVVSGKQPSPTWLGSADAANHCRRGLGIWTFAGSEIPGEEPDVVLACAGDVPTVETVAAAELLKEGVPGLKVRVVNVVDLMRLQDSSEHPHGLPARDFDGIFTADKPIIFAYHGYPALIHRLAYRRTNQEGLHVRGYKEEGTTTTPFDMAMLNGIDRFQLAIDALDRVPGLAEKHSLLRQDLQDRRMRAFEHTRTHGEDPEEIRNWSPGT comes from the coding sequence ATGGCGGGCAGCCTGGGACAGGACGAACTGGAACATGTGGACCGGTGGTGGCGGGCGGCCAACTACCTCTCGGTGGGCCAGATCTACCTCCGCTCCAACCCCCTGCTGCGGAAACCGCTCACGGCGGAGGACACCAAATCCCGGCTGCTGGGCCACTGGGGCACTACGCCGGGCCTGAACTTCGTGTACGCCCACCTGAACCGGGTGATACGCAGGGATTCCCAGGAGATGCTGTTTGTTGCCGGACCGGGCCATGGCGGCCCTGCGGTGGTCGCAAACGCGTGGCTGGAAGGCACCTATTCGGAGATCTATGGCCACGTGGGTAATGACGAGGCCGGCATGGCTGAACTCTTCCGCCAGTTCTCCTACCCCGGCGGCATCCCCAGCCACGCTGCGCCGGAAAGCCCGGGATCCATCAGCGAAGGCGGCGAGCTGGGTTATGCGCTGGCCCATGCGTACGGTTCGGTGTTCGACAACCCCCAGCTGATCACCGCCGTCGTGATTGGCGACGGCGAGGCTGAAACCGGTCCGCTGGCAGCGAGCTGGCATTCGCACAACTTTTTGGACCCGTCAGCGGATGGCGCGGTGCTGCCCATCCTGCACCTGAACGGGTACAAGATCGCCAACCCCACCATCCTCGCCCGAATGCCCGAAGAACAGCTGGACCAGCTGCTGCGCGGCTACGGCCACGAGCCGTACTTCGTCACGGTGGACCACCCGGATGCCACCGAGAAGGCGCACCGGGACTTCGCCGCGGCGCTGGACCAGTGCCTGGCGGACATCCGCGCCATCCAGGACGCGCGCCGGGCCCCGTCGGACAACCAGGATGCTGTGGAGGACGGCGCCCCGCGGTGGCCCATGATCGTCCTGCGCTCGCCGAAGGGCTGGACTGGGCCGCGCATCGTGGACGGGCTGCAGGTTGAGGGCACGTGGCGCAGCCACCAGGTTCCGCTGTCCGAGGTCCGCACCAATCCGGCCCACCTGGACCAGTTGGGGGAGTGGCTGCAGTCCTACCGCCCGGAAGAACTGTTCGACGGCGACGGCCGCCTCCGTCCCGACATCGCGGAAGGTGCGCCCACCGGAGATTTCCGGATGAGTGCCACGCCGCATGCCAACGGCGGCGTGCTGCGGCGCGCACTGAAGCTGCCCGCTTACCGGGATCACGCCGTCGAGGTTTCCCGGCCCGGGACCGAACGGGTCAGCCCCATGATCACGCTGGGCTCCTGGATGCGGGACGTCATCTCGCTGAATATGGAGAACTTCCGGCTCTTCGGCCCGGACGAGACGGCGTCCAACCGGCTCCAGAACGTCTACGAAGTGACGGACAAGGTGTGGCAGTACCGGATTGACGACGTCGACGAGCACCTCGCCCGTTCCGGCCGGGTGATGGAGGTGCTGAGCGAGCACCTGTGCCAGGGCTGGCTGGAGGGCTACCTCCTGACCGGCCGGCACGGCGTCTTCAGCTGCTACGAGGCGTTCATCCATATCGTGGACTCCATGTTCAACCAGCACGCCAAGTGGCTCAAGGTGCACCGCAAGCTGCCGTGGCGCCAGCCGGTGGCATCGCTGAACTACCTGCTGTCCTCGCATGTCTGGCAGCAGGACCACAACGGGTTCTCGCACCAGGACCCGGGATTCATCGACCACGCGGTGAACAAAAAGGCCGAGGTCATCCGGGTGTACCTGCCGCCAGACGTGAACACCCTGCTGTCCGTTATGGAGCACTGCCTGGCGTCCACGGACTACGTGAACATTGTGGTCAGCGGCAAGCAGCCGTCTCCCACCTGGCTGGGGTCTGCCGATGCTGCCAACCACTGCCGCCGCGGGCTGGGGATCTGGACGTTCGCAGGGTCCGAGATCCCCGGCGAGGAGCCCGACGTCGTTCTCGCCTGCGCCGGCGACGTGCCCACCGTGGAGACGGTGGCCGCAGCAGAACTCCTCAAGGAAGGTGTGCCGGGGCTGAAAGTCCGGGTGGTCAACGTGGTGGACCTGATGCGGCTCCAGGACTCCAGTGAGCATCCGCACGGCCTCCCGGCACGCGACTTCGACGGAATTTTCACCGCTGACAAGCCGATCATCTTCGCCTACCACGGCTACCCGGCGCTGATCCACCGGCTGGCCTACCGCCGCACCAACCAGGAGGGCCTGCACGTTCGGGGTTACAAGGAAGAGGGAACCACCACCACGCCGTTCGACATGGCCATGCTGAACGGGATCGACCGTTTCCAGCTGGCCATCGACGCGCTCGACCGTGTCCCGGGGCTGGCCGAGAAACACTCACTGCTGCGGCAGGACCTCCAGGACCGGCGTATGCGGGCCTTTGAACATACAAGGACCCACGGCGAGGACCCGGAGGAGATCCGCAACTGGTCGCCCGGCACCTGA
- a CDS encoding DUF429 domain-containing protein: MRTLGVDLAAATRKTAVAVLEWNTGSARLEHLALGVDDREIVDLFGNNAMTGIDCPVGWPDAFLPFLAGHLNFDAGPVLDHDGIEGRRLLAYRDTDRFVTGHTGLIPLSVSADRLAHPAMRCAVIQARIAAEYGPQARDGSGRLAEVYPAASLKVWGLLARGYKGRGAPEAERLGVILDQLQAAAPWLDLAGHEGRLAGSDDLFDAVIASLTARAVVLKQTLGPPGTHAAAALSEGWIHLPSGQPADLCD, encoded by the coding sequence ATGAGAACGCTGGGCGTCGACCTTGCCGCGGCGACCAGGAAGACGGCGGTGGCGGTCCTGGAATGGAACACCGGCTCTGCCCGTCTGGAGCACCTGGCCCTGGGTGTGGATGACCGGGAGATCGTGGACCTCTTCGGCAACAACGCCATGACCGGCATCGACTGCCCGGTTGGCTGGCCGGACGCTTTCCTGCCGTTCCTCGCAGGACACCTGAATTTCGACGCCGGTCCGGTCCTGGACCACGACGGCATCGAGGGACGCCGGCTGCTGGCATACCGGGACACGGACCGCTTTGTCACCGGACACACCGGGCTGATCCCGCTCAGCGTCTCGGCCGACCGGCTCGCCCATCCGGCCATGAGGTGTGCCGTGATCCAGGCCAGGATCGCCGCTGAGTACGGGCCGCAGGCGCGGGACGGATCCGGCCGCCTGGCGGAGGTCTACCCTGCTGCGTCCCTGAAGGTTTGGGGCCTTTTGGCCCGCGGCTACAAGGGCCGGGGCGCTCCCGAGGCAGAACGGCTCGGCGTGATCCTGGACCAACTGCAGGCTGCCGCGCCTTGGCTGGACCTGGCCGGACACGAAGGGCGGCTGGCCGGGTCCGACGACCTCTTTGACGCAGTGATCGCCTCTTTGACCGCCCGCGCCGTCGTCCTGAAGCAGACCCTCGGGCCGCCAGGGACCCATGCCGCGGCAGCGCTGTCAGAAGGCTGGATCCATTTGCCGTCCGGTCAGCCCGCCGACCTGTGTGACTAG
- a CDS encoding alpha/beta fold hydrolase — protein sequence MPWLDVLGNDIHYTDTGHGQPVVLLHGHASAAACWEPISAELERDFRVLAYDTYDHGWSSNSPPQGPLVDREAELEHFISSLALENPIIVGQSMGGMTTLRWAVRHPGEAAALVICGMGWPLVVPPPGQPGQPEKFEVFSSLDADERIWLGVGNSFTEEWIAANPLDYARYIRVRSTAAAIEAARHPRSLEASQGEFLSAASQDVDAFQRGLEAITSPLLVFIGDAERPRIRRGAEHVAATVPGSRLLVVEDAGHNAYFQRQDLLVEAIRNAAAGT from the coding sequence ATGCCATGGCTTGATGTGCTCGGCAATGACATCCACTACACCGACACCGGCCACGGCCAGCCGGTGGTCCTGCTGCACGGCCACGCCTCCGCGGCGGCGTGCTGGGAACCGATCAGCGCGGAACTGGAGCGGGACTTCCGGGTACTGGCCTACGACACCTACGACCACGGCTGGTCTTCGAACTCGCCGCCGCAGGGACCGCTGGTTGACCGGGAGGCAGAACTTGAGCATTTCATCAGTTCACTCGCCCTGGAGAACCCGATCATCGTGGGGCAGTCCATGGGCGGCATGACCACCCTGCGCTGGGCGGTCCGGCATCCCGGGGAAGCGGCGGCCCTCGTCATCTGCGGGATGGGCTGGCCGCTGGTGGTGCCGCCGCCCGGGCAACCCGGCCAGCCGGAAAAGTTCGAGGTGTTCAGCTCACTCGACGCCGACGAGCGGATCTGGCTGGGGGTGGGGAACTCCTTCACGGAGGAGTGGATCGCTGCCAACCCGCTCGACTACGCCCGCTACATCCGGGTCCGGTCCACAGCCGCCGCGATTGAAGCGGCACGCCACCCGCGCAGCCTGGAGGCAAGCCAGGGCGAGTTCCTCAGCGCGGCTTCCCAGGACGTTGACGCATTCCAGCGCGGACTGGAAGCGATCACCAGCCCGCTGCTGGTCTTCATTGGCGACGCCGAAAGGCCGCGTATCCGCCGCGGCGCGGAGCATGTGGCGGCCACGGTTCCCGGCAGCCGCCTGCTCGTTGTGGAGGACGCTGGCCACAACGCCTACTTCCAGCGGCAGGACCTTCTGGTGGAGGCGATCCGAAACGCGGCGGCCGGCACCTGA
- a CDS encoding carboxylesterase family protein, protein MNSEPSFDPPCGPVTGWRDGDVVRATGIPYATAGRFEPPMPAPDRSGTFVATSLAPACPQGPVPFLDDILGTRYGELPGSEDCQNLSITMPSDIAPGERLPVMVWIHGGSYTTGSGDLAIFDPAVLVAENRVIVVAVSYRLGLFGFLATHSGRPANLGLLDQLEAFRWVQRNISAFGGDPGRVTAFGQSAGGDAIAHLMASPDAPSLFQRAIIQSAPLGISRGREKMNHAMGIAAEAVTEETPAMEVVAVEDRVSQVARKFGLMAAMPFGTQYGHPPLPPEADIEAAWDATAPDIEVLIGHTADEARLFLPRNPLVRRLGNVPGIGGAAVVTINWAVTEAVYGRAARKFARRHVRAGGKAHSYVISWGAQGNYYRAAHTVDLPLLFGNQGTWAAAGLLDGATWEEVNAVGHAMRSLWATFARGEDLGESGGIPGALHYRSV, encoded by the coding sequence GTGAATTCCGAGCCTTCTTTTGATCCTCCCTGCGGTCCGGTCACCGGATGGCGGGACGGCGACGTGGTGCGTGCAACGGGAATCCCGTACGCCACCGCGGGCCGCTTCGAGCCCCCGATGCCTGCGCCGGACCGGTCCGGGACATTTGTGGCCACCTCCCTTGCACCCGCCTGCCCGCAGGGCCCGGTGCCCTTCCTCGATGACATCCTGGGCACGCGGTACGGCGAACTTCCGGGCAGCGAAGACTGCCAGAACCTCTCCATCACCATGCCGTCCGACATTGCTCCCGGTGAACGGCTGCCGGTCATGGTCTGGATCCACGGAGGTTCCTACACCACCGGTTCAGGGGACCTTGCCATCTTCGACCCGGCCGTACTGGTGGCCGAGAACCGCGTCATAGTGGTTGCCGTGAGCTACCGGCTGGGATTGTTTGGCTTTCTGGCCACGCATTCCGGCAGGCCCGCCAACCTGGGACTGCTCGACCAGCTAGAGGCGTTTCGTTGGGTACAGCGCAATATCTCAGCGTTCGGCGGTGATCCTGGAAGGGTGACGGCGTTCGGGCAGTCTGCCGGCGGGGACGCGATTGCCCACCTGATGGCGTCTCCGGACGCGCCTTCCCTTTTCCAGCGCGCCATTATCCAAAGTGCACCCCTGGGCATCTCCCGCGGGCGGGAAAAGATGAACCATGCGATGGGCATCGCGGCCGAAGCCGTCACGGAGGAGACCCCCGCCATGGAAGTCGTGGCCGTTGAGGACCGCGTGTCGCAGGTGGCACGGAAGTTCGGCCTGATGGCGGCCATGCCGTTCGGAACCCAGTACGGGCACCCCCCGCTGCCGCCGGAAGCCGACATTGAGGCCGCGTGGGATGCCACAGCCCCGGACATCGAGGTGCTGATCGGGCATACGGCCGACGAAGCACGGCTTTTCCTTCCCCGCAATCCCCTGGTGCGCCGGCTCGGCAACGTCCCCGGCATCGGCGGCGCCGCCGTCGTAACCATTAATTGGGCCGTGACCGAAGCGGTGTACGGCCGGGCAGCGCGGAAGTTTGCCCGGCGCCACGTGCGCGCCGGGGGCAAGGCCCACAGTTATGTGATCTCCTGGGGCGCCCAGGGGAATTACTACCGCGCCGCCCACACCGTCGACCTGCCGCTGCTGTTCGGCAATCAGGGGACCTGGGCTGCAGCCGGCCTCCTCGACGGCGCCACCTGGGAGGAGGTCAACGCCGTCGGCCACGCTATGCGGAGTCTCTGGGCCACTTTTGCCCGTGGGGAAGACCTCGGCGAATCAGGCGGCATCCCGGGCGCCCTCCACTACCGGTCTGTGTAG
- a CDS encoding response regulator transcription factor, producing the protein MRIVIAEDLVLLREGIARLLADAGHTIVAQAGDAHGLIDAVVEHRPDLLIADVRMPPSHTDEGARAALMLRERYPSLPVIILSHVVDPAVAVMMTRRNLSSFGYLLKDRVLHTEEFLATVQHVADGGTAIDLQAINAFLQSNEHRLTALTPRELEVLRHLAAGRSNAGIAQVLVTSRRTVEAHLRSVFVKLGLEEAPEDNLRVQAALAWLREGAIAG; encoded by the coding sequence GTGCGAATCGTCATAGCCGAGGACCTGGTTCTTCTCCGCGAAGGTATCGCCCGGCTCCTCGCGGATGCCGGCCACACCATAGTGGCCCAGGCGGGCGACGCACACGGCTTGATTGACGCCGTCGTCGAGCACCGCCCGGATCTGCTGATCGCCGATGTCCGGATGCCTCCGAGCCACACCGATGAAGGGGCCCGCGCCGCCCTGATGCTGCGTGAGCGCTACCCGTCGCTGCCGGTGATCATCCTGTCCCATGTGGTGGATCCGGCGGTAGCTGTGATGATGACCCGCCGGAATCTGTCCTCCTTCGGATACCTGCTCAAGGATCGGGTCCTGCACACCGAAGAGTTCCTGGCTACAGTCCAGCACGTTGCCGACGGCGGCACGGCCATTGACCTGCAGGCCATCAACGCGTTCCTGCAATCCAACGAGCACCGGCTGACTGCGCTGACGCCGCGCGAGCTCGAGGTCCTTCGGCACCTCGCGGCGGGGCGCAGCAACGCCGGAATCGCCCAGGTTTTGGTCACCTCGCGCCGGACGGTGGAAGCGCACCTCCGCTCTGTATTCGTCAAACTGGGCCTGGAAGAGGCGCCGGAGGACAACCTCCGCGTGCAGGCGGCACTCGCGTGGCTGCGTGAAGGAGCAATTGCCGGCTGA